From one Candidatus Kaelpia imicola genomic stretch:
- a CDS encoding nucleoside-diphosphate kinase: MLNQVLVLIKPDGLKKSLTGNILTRLSETKLEIIAARIVRVSKELAEEHYQHLKTEPFFKELIQYLQGELHQRKKVMAMIYWGEDAIAKVRDIAGATNPEEASPTSIRGQYGRITTKGLYENVVHASANAEEAEREIKLWFKPDEIIFDLYAVKNGVLKEERVRVWARRTETE, encoded by the coding sequence ATGTTAAACCAGGTATTGGTGCTGATTAAACCGGACGGTCTTAAGAAGTCTTTAACAGGTAATATTCTCACCAGATTATCAGAGACAAAACTTGAGATTATAGCGGCTAGGATAGTTAGAGTATCTAAAGAGCTGGCTGAAGAGCATTACCAACATCTTAAAACTGAGCCCTTCTTTAAAGAGTTGATTCAATATCTTCAGGGTGAGCTGCATCAGAGAAAGAAAGTGATGGCTATGATATACTGGGGGGAAGATGCGATAGCAAAAGTACGTGATATTGCCGGAGCAACTAATCCTGAAGAGGCCAGCCCGACGTCTATCAGAGGTCAATATGGCCGCATTACTACAAAAGGTCTTTATGAGAACGTTGTCCACGCTTCCGCTAATGCTGAGGAGGCGGAGAGAGAGATAAAGCTATGGTTTAAGCCGGATGAGATAATCTTTGATCTCTATGCCGTTAAGAACGGAGTATTAAAAGAGGAGAGAGTGAGGGTATGGGCACGAAGAACAGAAACAGAATAA
- a CDS encoding YicC/YloC family endoribonuclease: MGTKNRNRIRSMTGFGKGSDRSEKCSCYCEIKSVNHRYLEINTKMSDEFSRLELETKRIIKNQVTRGAVYLNLSFVYEEGMNLKVNNRLFSKLLRLEKEIESKHGIAQPLNIHYILSYPGVVKQARPDISSAEKRKLIIKALKNALDSLMISRDREGGALQKDLFVCLNKIEKSLQVVGSVEKTREEALSKKMQREAVRIQHAQSTASLPALASVNEEVVRLKTHLKTLRKLISKGGVVGRELDFLAQEMNREANTISAKALSSKTACFIVQIKAEIEKIREQSLNIE; encoded by the coding sequence ATGGGCACGAAGAACAGAAACAGAATAAGAAGCATGACTGGTTTTGGTAAAGGGAGTGATAGGAGTGAGAAGTGCTCGTGCTACTGCGAGATAAAGAGTGTTAACCACAGATATTTGGAGATTAACACTAAGATGTCAGATGAGTTTTCAAGGCTGGAGTTAGAGACGAAAAGAATTATTAAAAATCAGGTTACCCGCGGGGCAGTCTATCTCAATCTCAGCTTTGTCTATGAGGAGGGTATGAACCTTAAAGTCAACAACCGTCTATTTAGCAAACTTCTCAGACTTGAAAAAGAGATTGAATCCAAACATGGCATAGCACAACCTCTCAATATCCATTATATCTTAAGTTATCCCGGGGTTGTAAAACAAGCCCGTCCTGATATCTCCTCGGCTGAAAAGAGAAAGCTTATCATTAAAGCTCTTAAGAATGCGTTAGATTCATTGATGATTAGCAGAGATAGAGAGGGCGGGGCACTGCAGAAAGATTTATTTGTCTGTTTAAACAAGATAGAGAAGAGTCTTCAAGTTGTAGGTTCAGTAGAGAAAACAAGAGAAGAGGCTCTTTCAAAAAAGATGCAGAGAGAAGCAGTTCGAATACAGCATGCTCAGAGTACGGCGTCTCTGCCGGCACTTGCTTCTGTTAATGAAGAGGTTGTACGCCTTAAGACCCACCTTAAGACCCTTCGCAAGCTTATAAGTAAAGGCGGGGTTGTAGGTAGAGAGCTAGATTTTTTAGCCCAAGAGATGAATCGAGAGGCCAACACCATATCAGCAAAAGCACTCTCTTCCAAGACAGCCTGTTTTATCGTACAGATCAAGGCTGAAATTGAGAAGATAAGAGAGCAGTCTTTGAATATTGAATAG
- a CDS encoding DUF370 domain-containing protein, translating to MKALNVGYSNTVSLDKIVAVINADSKPARRLKERAEKEARLVDATSGRKTRSCLITSSNHIILSSLNTQTLSQRINE from the coding sequence ATGAAGGCTTTAAATGTTGGGTATAGCAATACGGTATCTTTGGATAAAATAGTTGCCGTGATAAATGCGGATTCTAAGCCTGCGCGCAGATTAAAAGAACGGGCAGAAAAAGAGGCCAGACTTGTAGATGCTACTAGCGGACGGAAGACAAGGTCCTGTCTTATAACCAGCAGTAACCATATAATACTCTCGTCTTTAAATACTCAGACACTCTCACAGCGTATTAATGAATAG
- the gmk gene encoding guanylate kinase, translating to MNREAKLFIISGPSGVGKTTIAQKLFQEVEGLVGSISCTTRERRGAERDGIDYRFISSGKFQDLIKEGAFLEWAGILESLYGTLRDDIEAQIAAGNDVLLCIDVQGAAQVLKEKPDTVAIFIMPPNIEELRIRLLNRGESEGEIERRIDLAKKEIERVSHYHRVVYNDVLHKAVDLVKSIVYAERQKMV from the coding sequence ATGAATAGAGAAGCCAAGCTGTTTATTATCTCCGGTCCTTCCGGTGTGGGTAAGACTACGATTGCTCAGAAGCTCTTTCAGGAAGTCGAAGGATTAGTCGGGAGTATATCTTGTACAACAAGAGAGAGAAGAGGGGCGGAGAGAGACGGTATAGATTATAGGTTTATCAGCAGCGGCAAATTTCAAGACCTTATTAAAGAGGGTGCTTTTCTTGAATGGGCCGGAATATTGGAGAGTCTCTACGGGACGCTGAGAGATGATATAGAGGCGCAAATAGCTGCGGGCAATGATGTTTTGCTCTGTATAGACGTACAGGGAGCTGCGCAGGTTCTTAAGGAAAAACCTGATACGGTAGCGATATTTATAATGCCGCCCAACATAGAAGAGCTGCGGATTAGACTGCTTAATAGAGGGGAGAGCGAAGGGGAGATAGAGAGGCGAATAGATTTGGCCAAAAAAGAGATAGAGAGGGTCTCTCACTATCACCGCGTTGTTTATAATGATGTTTTACATAAAGCCGTAGATTTGGTAAAATCTATAGTTTATGCAGAACGTCAAAAAATGGTATAG